In Mesoaciditoga lauensis cd-1655R = DSM 25116, one genomic interval encodes:
- a CDS encoding MBL fold metallo-hydrolase, giving the protein MLKSIKEGVSVKEGSTNVGIIEIDGTLYVIDTGSNTKFARELFSELGEEKKIVLNTHSHADHIQGNSFFEKNGAKIFSDKLEVAFIRDPILESFYLYGATPPKSLRASFYKAHSSHPLPLEEADLPKYIEPIPLIGHSLGMTGFKIDDVLFCGDAYFGREVLEKYSYPYLVDVGKFLNSLDFLEKTNADVYVPSHGNITNDPHEDIEKTRSTLHSFINATLDVLEDTKSVEEISFNIVEMMSISLNSGTFYLFRSFVSAILSHLEKQKMVSQVLPGRWKKI; this is encoded by the coding sequence TTGCTGAAAAGCATAAAAGAAGGGGTATCCGTAAAAGAGGGAAGCACAAACGTTGGAATAATAGAAATTGATGGAACGTTGTACGTGATAGATACTGGCTCAAATACCAAATTTGCCAGGGAACTTTTTAGCGAACTGGGTGAAGAAAAAAAGATAGTATTGAACACGCATTCGCACGCCGATCACATCCAAGGGAATTCCTTTTTTGAAAAAAATGGTGCCAAGATATTCAGTGATAAGTTAGAAGTGGCGTTCATAAGAGATCCCATCCTGGAAAGTTTTTACCTTTACGGTGCAACTCCCCCAAAATCGTTGAGAGCTAGTTTTTACAAAGCACATTCGTCGCATCCTCTTCCTCTCGAAGAAGCTGACTTACCAAAATATATAGAACCCATTCCGTTGATCGGTCATTCCCTAGGAATGACAGGTTTTAAAATAGATGATGTCCTTTTCTGCGGAGATGCTTATTTTGGTCGGGAAGTGCTTGAGAAATACTCTTACCCTTATCTGGTAGATGTAGGAAAGTTCCTGAATTCTCTTGACTTTTTGGAAAAGACAAATGCAGACGTTTACGTGCCGTCTCACGGAAATATAACAAACGATCCGCATGAAGATATAGAAAAAACGCGTTCAACGCTCCACTCATTTATAAACGCCACCTTAGATGTTCTTGAAGATACAAAATCTGTTGAAGAAATTTCATTTAATATTGTTGAAATGATGAGTATCAGCTTGAACAGTGGAACGTTTTATTTGTTTAGATCATTTGTAAGTGCGATTTTGTCGCATCTTGAAAAGCAAAAAATGGTGTCACAAGTGTTGCCAGGCAGATGGAAGAAGATATAA
- a CDS encoding rubrerythrin family protein, with product MKKMTEEFLKAAFAGESQAHMKYTIFAEEAEKKGMKKLANLFKAIAYAEYVHAKNHLKALGLVGDTVDNVQAGIDGESFEIEEMYPVYNNTANFQGEKEAVRTTHYALEAEKIHQKMYMKAKELVEKGKDYAAEKVFICPVCGYTHEGGDLPDKCPVCGAPKEKFVEFSA from the coding sequence ATGAAAAAGATGACAGAGGAATTTTTAAAGGCGGCTTTTGCCGGTGAATCCCAAGCTCATATGAAGTACACTATCTTTGCCGAAGAGGCTGAGAAAAAGGGAATGAAGAAGCTGGCTAATTTGTTTAAAGCTATTGCTTACGCAGAGTACGTGCACGCAAAAAATCACTTGAAAGCGTTAGGACTTGTTGGCGATACTGTCGACAACGTTCAGGCAGGAATAGATGGAGAAAGCTTTGAGATAGAGGAAATGTACCCAGTTTACAACAACACAGCTAATTTTCAAGGTGAAAAGGAAGCTGTGCGTACCACACATTACGCGTTAGAAGCTGAAAAGATTCATCAAAAGATGTACATGAAGGCAAAAGAATTGGTTGAAAAAGGTAAGGATTACGCCGCGGAAAAAGTTTTCATTTGTCCCGTGTGTGGTTACACCCATGAAGGTGGAGACTTGCCAGACAAATGCCCCGTTTGTGGAGCACCAAAAGAAAAATTCGTTGAATTTTCCGCTTGA
- a CDS encoding ferritin, with protein sequence MKLSEKMAEAINKQINEEFYSAYLYLAMASYLESQKLKGAAKWMEIQYQEEISHAMKFYAYMNERGARVVLKAIKEPQKEWNSMLEVFEDAYKHEQYITSLINDLANLAMEEKDHATLALLQWFINEQVEEEANTSEIVDKINFVKDSPNGLYMLDRELGQRPAVTTTQGEEQA encoded by the coding sequence ATGAAACTGAGTGAAAAAATGGCGGAAGCTATAAACAAGCAGATAAATGAAGAATTCTATTCTGCATATCTCTATTTAGCAATGGCCTCTTATCTTGAATCACAAAAGCTAAAAGGCGCTGCTAAGTGGATGGAAATCCAATATCAAGAAGAGATAAGCCATGCAATGAAATTTTACGCCTACATGAACGAAAGAGGAGCAAGAGTAGTTTTAAAAGCCATAAAAGAGCCTCAAAAAGAATGGAATTCCATGTTGGAAGTTTTTGAGGACGCATACAAGCATGAACAATACATAACCTCCTTGATAAACGATCTGGCAAATCTTGCCATGGAAGAAAAAGATCATGCCACATTAGCACTTTTGCAGTGGTTTATAAACGAGCAGGTTGAAGAAGAGGCCAACACATCTGAGATCGTTGACAAGATAAATTTCGTTAAAGATTCTCCAAACGGCCTTTACATGCTTGATAGGGAACTTGGACAACGTCCAGCAGTGACTACTACGCAAGGGGAGGAACAAGCATGA
- a CDS encoding desulfoferrodoxin gives MTEKKQIYKCEICGNIVEVLHEGAGELVCCGKPMKLYEEKTADSAVEKHVPVIEKMEDKVKVKVGSVPHPMDEKHYIEWIELIVDGKSYRQFLKPGDAPEAIFDLKVSDDMKLEAREYCSIHGLWKG, from the coding sequence ATGACTGAAAAGAAACAGATTTACAAATGTGAAATTTGTGGAAATATTGTAGAAGTCTTACATGAGGGGGCAGGCGAGCTCGTATGCTGCGGCAAGCCTATGAAATTGTACGAAGAGAAAACAGCAGATTCGGCCGTTGAAAAGCACGTACCCGTTATAGAAAAGATGGAAGACAAGGTGAAAGTCAAAGTTGGAAGTGTGCCACATCCAATGGATGAAAAGCATTACATAGAGTGGATAGAACTCATAGTGGATGGAAAATCTTACAGGCAATTCTTAAAACCCGGTGATGCCCCAGAAGCCATCTTTGATTTGAAAGTTTCAGATGATATGAAATTAGAAGCGAGGGAATATTGCTCCATACATGGCCTGTGGAAAGGGTGA
- a CDS encoding peroxiredoxin yields the protein MEERKMPLIGDKFPEVEVQTTHGKLKLPDEFKGRWFILFSHPADFTPVCTTEFVAFQKRYEEFEKLNCGLIGLSIDQVFSHIKWVEWIKENLDYDIKFPIIADDTGKVANELGIIHPAKGTNTVRAVFVVDPDSVIRAMLYYPQELGRNMDEILRMVKGLQLADKEGVAIPANWPNNEIVEDEVIIGPASSFDEIKEREEAQARGEIKCFDWWLCHKKA from the coding sequence ATGGAAGAAAGAAAAATGCCTTTAATAGGTGACAAATTTCCAGAAGTAGAGGTTCAAACGACGCACGGAAAACTCAAGTTACCAGACGAATTCAAGGGAAGATGGTTCATTCTTTTCAGTCATCCAGCTGACTTTACGCCGGTGTGTACAACGGAGTTCGTTGCATTCCAAAAGAGGTATGAAGAATTTGAAAAATTAAACTGTGGACTTATAGGGCTAAGCATTGACCAGGTGTTTTCTCATATCAAATGGGTTGAATGGATAAAGGAAAACCTTGATTACGATATAAAGTTCCCAATCATAGCAGATGACACGGGAAAAGTTGCCAACGAATTGGGAATAATTCATCCTGCAAAAGGAACAAACACGGTTCGAGCAGTTTTTGTGGTTGATCCAGACAGTGTGATAAGAGCCATGCTCTATTATCCACAAGAACTTGGAAGAAACATGGACGAAATCCTTAGGATGGTTAAAGGTTTGCAATTGGCAGATAAAGAAGGAGTGGCAATACCGGCAAATTGGCCAAATAATGAGATAGTTGAAGATGAAGTGATAATTGGACCGGCTTCATCGTTTGATGAAATCAAAGAAAGAGAGGAAGCACAGGCAAGAGGAGAAATAAAATGTTTCGACTGGTGGCTTTGCCATAAAAAAGCATAA
- a CDS encoding FprA family A-type flavoprotein, which translates to MAVRKVKKDVYAVGAIDWDRTLFDEIIPLPDGTSYNSYVIFGSEKTALIDTVDPEKEEELFENLKELNVKRIDYIVSNHAEQDHSGAIPKVLEAFPMAKVVTNQKCKGFEKDLLLIDDEKFITIKDGDTLSLGNKTLKFVFTPWVHWPETMSTYLVEDKIMFTGDFFGSHIASSDLFVKNEAKAVEDAKRYYAEIMMPFRMPIRSNLKKIEEYDIDFIAPTHGQVYDKPKLILNAYKEWVSENVKNKVVIPYVSMHGSTRKIVDHLTSALMQRDVEVRPYNVITADIGEVAMSLVDAATIVVASPTVLVGLHPVAAYVLSFINAIRPKVKFGTFIGSYGWAGQAVNQAKALTPNLKVEMLEPVLIKGYPKAEDFKSLDNLSEEILKKHENCEYVK; encoded by the coding sequence ATGGCCGTTAGAAAGGTAAAAAAAGATGTCTACGCCGTGGGTGCTATTGATTGGGATAGAACCCTTTTTGATGAAATAATACCACTTCCAGATGGAACGAGTTACAACTCTTACGTTATATTTGGAAGTGAGAAAACGGCACTGATTGACACGGTAGATCCCGAAAAAGAAGAGGAACTTTTTGAAAATTTAAAAGAGTTGAATGTAAAACGTATAGACTACATAGTATCGAATCACGCAGAACAAGACCATTCAGGAGCGATTCCGAAGGTTTTGGAAGCATTTCCAATGGCAAAAGTTGTTACCAATCAAAAATGCAAGGGATTCGAAAAAGATCTGCTTCTTATAGATGATGAAAAATTCATAACGATCAAAGATGGCGACACGCTGTCGTTAGGAAACAAAACGCTTAAATTCGTTTTTACCCCATGGGTGCATTGGCCGGAAACGATGTCTACTTATTTGGTGGAAGACAAGATCATGTTCACCGGTGATTTCTTTGGCTCTCATATCGCTTCAAGCGATCTGTTCGTTAAAAATGAGGCCAAAGCGGTTGAAGATGCAAAGCGCTATTACGCTGAGATCATGATGCCTTTTAGAATGCCAATAAGGAGTAATTTGAAGAAAATCGAAGAGTATGATATCGATTTCATAGCACCAACTCATGGTCAGGTTTACGATAAACCGAAATTGATCCTGAACGCATATAAAGAATGGGTTTCGGAAAACGTTAAGAACAAAGTTGTCATTCCATACGTTTCGATGCATGGCAGTACGCGGAAGATAGTTGATCATCTTACAAGTGCACTAATGCAAAGAGACGTGGAAGTTAGGCCCTACAACGTTATAACTGCAGATATCGGAGAGGTGGCCATGTCCTTGGTGGACGCTGCCACAATAGTGGTGGCATCTCCAACGGTATTGGTTGGGCTTCATCCAGTAGCAGCTTACGTTTTGTCATTCATAAATGCCATAAGGCCTAAGGTGAAATTTGGAACTTTCATAGGTTCCTACGGATGGGCAGGTCAAGCTGTGAACCAGGCAAAGGCGTTAACGCCTAATCTTAAGGTGGAAATGCTTGAACCTGTTCTGATCAAAGGATATCCAAAAGCCGAAGATTTCAAATCTTTGGACAATTTATCGGAAGAAATTCTTAAAAAGCATGAAAACTGTGAATACGTTAAATGA